The following are encoded in a window of Panicum virgatum strain AP13 chromosome 5N, P.virgatum_v5, whole genome shotgun sequence genomic DNA:
- the LOC120674366 gene encoding splicing factor YJU2-like: MGERKVLNKYYPPDFDPSKIPRRRQPKNQQIKVRMMLPMSIQCATCGTYIYKGTKFNSRKEDVVGETYLGIQIFRFYFKCTKCSAEITFKTDPQNSDYTVESGASRNFEPWREQDEAADKEKRKRDAEEMGDAMKALENRAMDSKQDMDILAALEEMRSMKSRHAGVSVDQMLEILKRSAHEKEEKAIAELDEEDEELIKSITFRNSGFYVKRIEDDDDDDDDDDDEDLVLGQSSIITKINGSSESVTKPTDVLSKTSGSEGANKEGSKSWMPKFIVKPKSTSADPKRQKTESSAVQDNGEAPVAEQKSEPAMQTNVLQSLCQNYDSDDSN, translated from the exons ATGGGTGAGCGTAAGGTGCTGAACAAGTACTACCCGCCGGACTTCGACCCGTCGaagatcccgcggcggcggcagcccaaGAATCAGCAGATCAAGGTGCGAATGATGCTCCCCATGAGCATCCAATGCGCCACCTGCGGGACATACATCTACAAAGGCACCAAGTTCAACTCCAGAAAGGAGGATGTCGTCGGAGAG ACATACTTGGGAATACAAATATTTAGGTTTTACTTCAAGTGTACTAAGTGTTCTGCTGAGATCACTTTCAAAACAGACCCTCAGAATTCCGACTACACAGTGGAATCAGGGGCTAGTCGAAATTTTGAACCTTGGCGGGAACAGGATGAG GCAGCAgacaaagaaaagaggaagCGAGATGCTGAAGAGATGGGTGATGCAATGAAAGCTCTGGAGAATAGAGCGATGGACTCAAAGCAGGACATGGACATACTTGCTGCTTTAGAAGAGATGCGCTCCATGAAG TCTAGACATGCCGGCGTCTCTGTTGACCAGATGCTTGAAATTTTGAAGCGTTCAGCTCATGAGAAG GAGGAAAAAGCAATTGcagagcttgacgaagaagatgaagaacttATCAAGTCAATCACTTTTCGA AACTCTGGATTTTATGTAAAGCGGATAGAagatgatgacgatgacgatgacgatgacgatgacgaaGATTTGGTCCTAGGTCAATCGAGTATAATAACAAAG ATCAATGGTTCTTCTGAATCAGTGACAAAGCCAACAGATGTTTTAAGCAAAACTAGTGGATCAGAGGGTGCCAATAAAGAAG GGAGCAAGAGCTGGATGCCCAAATTTATAGTGAAACCAAAGTCTACTAGTGCAGATCCTAAGAGACAGAAGACTGAATCCTCGGCTGTCCAAGACAACGGCGAAGCACCAGTAGCAGAACAAAAGAGTGAACCTGCAATGCAAACCAATGTTCTCCAGTCCCTCTGCCAGAACTACGACAGCGATGATAGTAACTGA
- the LOC120675557 gene encoding coatomer subunit zeta-2-like, which yields MADFSKESCPSVKNILLLDSEGKRVAVKYFSDDWPTNASKLAYEKSVFTKTLKTNARAEAEITLFDGYIVVYKFVHDLHFFVTAGDDENELILASVLNGFSDSVGLLLRGDVEKRTALENLDLILLCIDEIIDGGIILETDANTIAGKVATNAVDGSVPFSEQTISQALATAREHLARSLLK from the exons ATGGCGGATTTCTCCAAG GAGTCTTGCCCTTCTGTAAAGAATATTTTGCTTCTGGATTCTGAAGGGAAGCGTGTTGCTGTGAAGTATTTCTCAGATGATTGGCCAACTAATGCATCAAAGTTGGCCTATGAAAAATCTGTCTTCACTAAAACTCTGAAGACAAATGCACGTGCAGAAG CCGAGATAACATTGTTTGATGGTTATATTGTCGTCTACAAGTTTGTACATGACCTTCACTTTTTCGTCACCGCTGGAGATGATGAGAATGAACTCATCTTAGCAAGTGTACTAAATGGTTTTTCGGATTCTGTTGGTCTTCTACTCAG GGGTGATGTTGAGAAGCGAACTGCACTTGAGAACTTGGACTTGATACTTCTCTGCATTGATGAAATTATAGATGGCGG CATCATCTTGGAAACAGATGCGAATACCATTGCCGGGAAGGTCGCAACCAATGCTGTTGACGGTTCTGTCCCCTTTTCTGAGCAG ACGATATCTCAGGCCCTAGCTACAGCTAGGGAGCACCTTGCAAGATCTCTGCTGAAATGA